A window of Panicum virgatum strain AP13 chromosome 8K, P.virgatum_v5, whole genome shotgun sequence contains these coding sequences:
- the LOC120643493 gene encoding proteasome adapter and scaffold protein ECM29-like isoform X2 yields the protein MAEQPAPAAAPAPAAAEQTDAERLDALDRMLTRLALADDARLAPVLARVLPYAITSLASPAPAVRKLVMEILSHINKRVKHRPEIPLPMLDLWKIYTESASSTIVRNFCVVYMEMAFERLPTEEKGNIAPDFLTNISNVPGHHQGIILRLVTKAIGECNIHKVDATIASKYQATTESNDGLVFADFCFHTLLYQTPPQGIGCPSGLSVAQSDRVTGNLPLKGDILASRKLGILNVVEAMNFAPEIVYPLYLAAASDSQESVSKKGEELLKRKASTVNLEDPNLIKKLFTLFNGTVGAENIAAELKVSPAHASLRMRLMSVFCRSIAAANAFPHTLQCIFGCIYGSGTTSRLKQLGMEFTVWVFKHAVTDQLKLIGPVILSGILRSLDGSSSTETDSTGRDTKIFAYQAIGLLASRMPNLFSDKTDMAIRLFTALRLEDQSLRLTIQEAATSLATAYKGASMIVLKNLEVLLLENCEAVQSEVRFSAIRWATTLYDTQHCPSRYICMTGASDVKLDIREMALAGLNLLNDGRQSSVGSADFKYPDVTEMLNYICHQRPQLLCSDDQTNGKLLFPSKTFLSMIKFLMKCFESSDSPNLAQEDPSHSPVAKMCIILENAMSYEGSSELHALALKSLVDLSSRQPKMVSLRYADRIQWLRGLLGHVDSDAREAASRLLGIASSALSSSAALTLLSEFTSTLDQNRPTRFENYHGLLCAIGYLTAGCLKQSYIPEEMVKNVVDILVKVIDSEGSALASVAMVSLGHIGLRCALPSINQNSSTGALLTILHEKLTKLLSENDTKAIQKILVSLGHICWNEMSFPHLNNALDLIFSLSRSKVEDVLFAAGEALSFIWGEVPVTADVILETNFGSLSQATNYLTSGTPLVSSNSYERSVCEEAHGMAREKIIKKLFETLIFSSRKEERCAGTVWLVSLTMYCGRHPKILELLPQIQEALSHLLGDPNELTQDLASQGMSIVYELGDASMKEQLVHALVNTLTGAAKKKKAIKLMEDSEVFQEGTIGNNPTGGKLSTYKELCSLANEMGQPDLIYKFMDLANYQAALNSKRGAAFGFSKIAKQAGEALQPYLNALIPRLVRYQYDPDKNIQDSMGHIWKLIVSDPKKSIDEHYDVIVEDLLVQSGSRLWRSREASCLALADIIQGRRYSQVSKHLRKIWTTAFRAMDDIKETVRNAGDSLCRAVSSLTIRLCDVSLTSTSDANETMNIVLPYLLSEGILSKVSSVQKASISLVMKLAKGAGPALRPHLAELVSCMLECLSSLEDQRLNYVEMHAGNAGIKTDKLESLRIAVAKDSPMWETLDICIKVVDKNSLDILVPRLAQMVRSAVGLNTRVGVASFIILLVQKVMIDIKPFSTLLLKLLYSAVLEERSSAAKRAFASSCATVLKYASPSQAQKLIEDTTSLHSGGKNDQLSGAILIKAYLSNAADILGGYNAVVVPVIFLSRFDDDKDTSALYEELWEDIPSSERVTLTLYLPETVSLLCNCMSSSSWAGKRKSAKATKKLCDVIGESLSAHHHNILKSLLKELPGRFWEGKDAILDALASLCSCCHAAIIAEDSSLPSGILDAVCAACNKKTKLYREAAFLCLQKVITAFRDPGFFNIIFPMLYKVCNQSVICKAKGSSSTTSSAGAEQDESEGASVSLDKVLNCAMSCISVAFPHDIISQKKNVLEVILNSLSPEESWQVKLSSFSCVKELCRKFQSSDDNGTWPQDTTSLVQELFHLVSAKVLDSIRLIKIAQAVSGSNFNNLHKAW from the exons ATGGCGGagcagccggcgccggcggccgcgcccgctccggccgccgcggagcagacgGACGCGGAGAGGTTGGACGCCCTGGACCGGATGCTCACGCGGCTGGCCCTCGCCGACGACGCCCGCCTCGCGCCGGTGCTCGCGCGCGTCCTCCCCTACGCCATCACCTCGCTCGCCTCCCCCGCTCCTGCCGTCCGCAAGCTC GTTATGGAAATTCTCAGCCACATTAACAAAAGGGTGAAGCACAGGCCTGAGATTCCACTGCCGATGCTGGATTTATGGAAGATTTATACAGAATCTGCTTCCTCAACAATTGTCCGAAACTTCTGTGTCGTATATATGGAGATGGCGTTTGAACGCCTGCCAACAGAG GAGAAAGGAAACATTGCTCCTGATTTCTTGACCAATATATCAAATGTTCCAGGTCATCATCAAGGGATCATCTTGAGGCTTGTGACAAAG GCTATCGGTGAATGTAACATACATAAGGTGGATGCCACCATTGCTTCAAAATATCAAGCAACAACTGAATCCAATGACGGTCTAGTATTTGCTGACTTCTGCTTCCATACATTATTGTATCAAACACCACCTCAGGG TATTGGATGTCCATCAGGACTTTCAGTTGCACAATCAGATCGTGTTACTGGAAACCTACCACTAAAAGGCGACATACTTGCATCAAGAAAG CTAGGAATCTTGAATGTCGTTGAAGCTATGAACTTTGCACCTGAGATTGTCTACCCTCTTTATTTAGCTGCTGCTTCAGATAG TCAAGAATCAGTTTCTAAGAAAGGAGAGGAGTTGTTAAAGCGCAAAGCATCAACTGTGAATTTAGAAGATCCCAACCTCATCAAGAAACTGTTCACGCTGTTCAATG GTACTGTGGGTGCAGAAAATATAGCTGCAGAGCTGAAAGTTTCACCAGCACATGCTTCATTGCGTATGCGGCTTATGAGTGTTTTCTGCCGGTCAATTGCTGCAGCGAATGCATTTCCACACACACTTCAATGTATCTTTGGCTGCATCTATG GAAGCGGAACTACTTCAAGGCTGAAGCAGTTAGGAATGGAGTTCACTGTCTGGGTTTTCAAACAT GCAGTAACCGACCAGCTAAAGTTAATCGGTCCAGTTATCCTTAGTGGAATATTGCGCTCCCTTGATGGTTCTTCCTCTACAGAGACAG ATTCTACAGGTAGAGATACCAAAATATTTGCATACCAGGCTATCGGTTTGCTGGCTTCTCGAATGCCAAATTTATTCAG CGATAAAACCGACATGGCTATACGACTCTTTACTGCTTTGAGACTGGAGGATCAATCGCTTCGTCTGACAATTCAGGAGGCGGCTACGTCCCTTGCTACAGCATATAAG GGTGCTTCAATGATAGTACTGAAGAATCTTGAGGTGCTTCTTCTGGAAAATTGTGAAGCG GTGCAAAGCGAGGTTCGGTTTTCTGCTATAAGATGGGCAACAACATTGTATGATACGCAGCACTGCCCAAGCCGGTACATTTGCATGACTGGGGCCTCAGATGTGAAACTGGACATAAG GGAAATGGCTCTAGCTGGTCTGAATCTTCTAAATGATGGGAGGCAATCATCTGTGGGATCTGCTGATTTCAAATATCCTGATGTTACAGAGATGCTAAATTATATCTGCCATCAGAGACCACAGTTGTTATGTTCTGATGACCAGACAAATGGAAAATTGCTTTTTCCTTCAAAAACATTTCTTTCAATGATCAAGTTTCTGATGAAGTGCTTTGAGTCTAGTGATAGTCCAAATCTTGCGCAAGAAGATCCATCTCATTCCCCAGTAGCAAAAATGTGTATCATCTTAGAAAATGCGATGTCATATGAAGGGTCTAGCGAACTGCATGCATTGGCCTTGAAGTCATTGGTTGATCTTTCCTCTCGTCAACCAAAG ATGGTGTCATTGCGGTATGCAGACCGCATACAGTGGCTAAGAGGTCTATTGGGTCATGTTGATTCTGATGCTCGTGAAGCTGCCTCGCGTCTGCTTGGTATTGCTTCTTCAGCTCTTTCAAGCTCTGCTGCACTAACTCTTCTGTCTGAGTTCACTTCAACACTTGATCAAAACCGCCCAACAAG ATTTGAAAATTATCATGGACTGTTATGTGCGATTGGATATCTAACTGCTGGTTGTTTGAAGCAATCTTAT ATACCTGAAGAAATGGTAAAAAATGTAGTTGATATTCTTGTAAAAGTTATCGACTCTGAAGGTTCGGCATTAGCATCCGTTGCAATGGTATCTCTTGGTCATATTGGTCTACGTTGTGCGCTGCCTTCCATCAACCAAAACTCTTCTACAG GTGCTCTATTAACCATTCTGCATGAGAAGCTGACTAAGCTGCTTTCTGAAAATGATACTAAGGCTATTCAGAAAATTCTGGTATCATTGGGGCACATATGTTGGAATGAGATGTCCTTTCCACACCTTAATAATGCACTAGACTTGATTTTTAGTCTTTCACGTTCTAAG GTAGAAGATGTTCTTTTTGCTGCCGGGGAGGCTCTATCTTTCATATGGGGAGAAGTTCCTGTGACAGCAGATGTGATACTGGAGACAAACTTTGGTTCCCTTTCCCAGGCAACAAACTATCTTACTAGTGGCACACCTCTAGTCTCGAGTAACTCCTATGAAAGAAGTGTCTGTGAAGAAGCACACGGAATGGCCCGAGAAAAAATTATTAAAAAGTTGTTTGAGACACTAATTTTTAGCAGTAGAAAAGAAGAACGCTGTGCCGGTACTGTCTGGTTGGTCTCTCTGACAATGTACTGCGGTCGACATCCGAAGATTCTAGAACTACTTCCTCAAATCCAG GAAGCTCTTTCCCATCTCCTTGGTGATCCAAATGAGCTTACACAAGATTTGGCATCCCAAGGGATGAGCATTGTGTATGAGCTTGGTGATGCATCTATGAAAGAGCAGCTTGTTCATGCTCTTGTGAACACACTGACTGGCGCCGCAAAGAAGAAAAAAGCTATTAAG TTGATGGAGGACTCTGAGGTCTTTCAAGAAGGCACAATTGGCAATAATCCTACTGGAGGGAAACTTAGCACCTACAAGGAGCTGTGCAGCCTTGCCAATGAGATGGGGCAACCTGACCTCATATACAAGTTCATGGATCTAGCTAATTATCAGGCTGCTCTCAATTCCAAGAGGGGTGCTGCTTttggattttccaagatagccaaACAAGCTGGCGAGGCACTTCAACCTTATCTCAATGCCTTAATTCCTAGGCTTGTCCGTTACCAATACGATCCTGACAAGAATATCCAG GATTCAATGGGACACATCTGGAAGTTAATTGTCTCAGATCCAAAAAAATCAATAGATGAACATTACGATGTCATAGTAGAGGATTTGTTGGTTCAATCTGGATCAAGGCTTTGGCGCTCACGTGAAGCATCCTGTCTTGCACTTGCAGACATCATCCAAGGTCGAAGATATAGTCAG GTTTCAAAGCATTTGAGAAAAATATGGACAACCGCCTTCCGTGCAATGGATGACATAAAGGAAACTGTGCGTAATGCTGGTGACAGTTTGTGCCGAGCCGTGAGCTCATTGACAATTAGGCTTTGTGATGTGTCACTAACTTCTACTTCTGATGCAAATGAGACAATGAACATTGTGCTGCCATACTTGCTTTCTGAAGGCATACTCAGTAAAGTTTCAAGTGTTCAAAAAGCCTCAATTAGTTTGGTGATGAAGCTTGCTAAG GGAGCTGGGCCTGCCCTTCGGCCTCATCTGGCAGAACTTGTTAGTTGTATGCTTGAATGTTTGTCAAGTCTGGAGGATCAAAGGTTGAATTACGTCGAG ATGCATGCAGGAAATGCTGGCATCAAAACAGATAAGCTTGAAAGCTTGCGGATAGCTGTGGCTAAAGATTCTCCAATGTGGGAAACCCTTGATATTTGTATAAAAGTTGTTGACAAGAATTCACTCGATATATTGGTCCCTCGCCTGGCCCAAATGGTTAGATCAGCTGTTGGCTTAAATACAAG AGTTGGTGTTGCTAGCTTCATCATCTTGTTGGTACAGAAGGTCATGATTGACATCAAACCATTCTCAACATTGTTACTGAAGTTACTGTATAGTGCTGTTCTGGAGGAACGGAGTTCAGCAGCAAAAAGGGCCTTTGCGTCCTCTTGTGCTACTGTTTTGAAATATGCTAGCCCCTCCCAGGCTCAGAAGCTTATTGAAGATACCACCTCTCTGCATTCTGGTGGGAAAAATGATCAGTTATCTGGTGCAATTCTTATTAAGGCCTACTTGAGCAATGCAGCAGATATTCTTGGTGGATATAATGCAGTGGTTGTCCCTGTAATTTTTTTGTCAAG ATTTGATGATGACAAAGATACCAGTGCCTTATATGAAGAACTTTGGGAGGATATTCCTAGCAGTGAAAGAGTAACCCTAACACTGTATTTACCAGAAACTGTATCTCTTTTGTGTAATTGCATGTCATCGTCATCATGGGCTGGTAAAAGAAAG TCAGCCAAGGCTACAAAGAAGCTATGTGATGTTATTGGAGAATCCCTTTCAGCTCACCACCATAATATTCTCAAATCACTTTTGAAAGAATTGCCAGGTCGATTCTGGGAG GGAAAAGATGCTATTCTGGATGCACTGGCTTCATTGTGTTCTTGCTGTCATGCTGCTATAATAGCAGAAGACTCTAGCTTGCCAAGTGGTATACTAGATGCTGTTTGTGCTGCATGCAATAAGAAAACAAAACTGTACCGGGAAGCAGCTTTCTTGTGTTTACAGAAA GTGATCACAGCATTCAGAGATCCAGGATTTTTCAATATTATTTTTCCTATGCTGTACAAGGTTTGCAACCAATCTGTCATTTGTAAGGCAAAGGGTTCATCTTCAACTACTTCATCTGCTGGTGCTG AACAAGATGAAAGTGAAGGTGCCTCCGTTTCTCTAGATAAAGTGCTCAATTGTGCCATGTCTTGCATCAGCGTTGCTTTTCCTCATGATATTATCAGTCAGAAGAAAAATGTTTTAGAAGTAATATTGAATTCTCTCTCACCTGAGGAGAGTTGGCAGG TTAAATTGTCGTCCTTCTCATGTGTCAAAGAGTTGTGCCGCAAGTTTCAGAGTTCTGATGATAATGGCACATGGCCTCAAGACACAACTTCCTTGGTTCAGGAG CTATTCCATTTGGTGTCGGCAAAAGTACTAGACTCAATACGCTTAATTAAGATTGCTCAG GCCGTCTCGGGGTCCAACTTCAACAATCTTCACAAAGCTTGGTAG
- the LOC120643493 gene encoding proteasome adapter and scaffold protein ECM29-like isoform X1, whose amino-acid sequence MAEQPAPAAAPAPAAAEQTDAERLDALDRMLTRLALADDARLAPVLARVLPYAITSLASPAPAVRKLVMEILSHINKRVKHRPEIPLPMLDLWKIYTESASSTIVRNFCVVYMEMAFERLPTEEKGNIAPDFLTNISNVPGHHQGIILRLVTKAIGECNIHKVDATIASKYQATTESNDGLVFADFCFHTLLYQTPPQGIGCPSGLSVAQSDRVTGNLPLKGDILASRKLGILNVVEAMNFAPEIVYPLYLAAASDSQESVSKKGEELLKRKASTVNLEDPNLIKKLFTLFNGTVGAENIAAELKVSPAHASLRMRLMSVFCRSIAAANAFPHTLQCIFGCIYGSGTTSRLKQLGMEFTVWVFKHAVTDQLKLIGPVILSGILRSLDGSSSTETDSTGRDTKIFAYQAIGLLASRMPNLFSDKTDMAIRLFTALRLEDQSLRLTIQEAATSLATAYKGASMIVLKNLEVLLLENCEAVQSEVRFSAIRWATTLYDTQHCPSRYICMTGASDVKLDIREMALAGLNLLNDGRQSSVGSADFKYPDVTEMLNYICHQRPQLLCSDDQTNGKLLFPSKTFLSMIKFLMKCFESSDSPNLAQEDPSHSPVAKMCIILENAMSYEGSSELHALALKSLVDLSSRQPKMVSLRYADRIQWLRGLLGHVDSDAREAASRLLGIASSALSSSAALTLLSEFTSTLDQNRPTRFENYHGLLCAIGYLTAGCLKQSYIPEEMVKNVVDILVKVIDSEGSALASVAMVSLGHIGLRCALPSINQNSSTGALLTILHEKLTKLLSENDTKAIQKILVSLGHICWNEMSFPHLNNALDLIFSLSRSKVEDVLFAAGEALSFIWGEVPVTADVILETNFGSLSQATNYLTSGTPLVSSNSYERSVCEEAHGMAREKIIKKLFETLIFSSRKEERCAGTVWLVSLTMYCGRHPKILELLPQIQEALSHLLGDPNELTQDLASQGMSIVYELGDASMKEQLVHALVNTLTGAAKKKKAIKLMEDSEVFQEGTIGNNPTGGKLSTYKELCSLANEMGQPDLIYKFMDLANYQAALNSKRGAAFGFSKIAKQAGEALQPYLNALIPRLVRYQYDPDKNIQDSMGHIWKLIVSDPKKSIDEHYDVIVEDLLVQSGSRLWRSREASCLALADIIQGRRYSQVSKHLRKIWTTAFRAMDDIKETVRNAGDSLCRAVSSLTIRLCDVSLTSTSDANETMNIVLPYLLSEGILSKVSSVQKASISLVMKLAKGAGPALRPHLAELVSCMLECLSSLEDQRLNYVEMHAGNAGIKTDKLESLRIAVAKDSPMWETLDICIKVVDKNSLDILVPRLAQMVRSAVGLNTRVGVASFIILLVQKVMIDIKPFSTLLLKLLYSAVLEERSSAAKRAFASSCATVLKYASPSQAQKLIEDTTSLHSGGKNDQLSGAILIKAYLSNAADILGGYNAVVVPVIFLSRFDDDKDTSALYEELWEDIPSSERVTLTLYLPETVSLLCNCMSSSSWAGKRKSAKATKKLCDVIGESLSAHHHNILKSLLKELPGRFWEGKDAILDALASLCSCCHAAIIAEDSSLPSGILDAVCAACNKKTKLYREAAFLCLQKVITAFRDPGFFNIIFPMLYKVCNQSVICKAKGSSSTTSSAGAEQDESEGASVSLDKVLNCAMSCISVAFPHDIISQKKNVLEVILNSLSPEESWQVKLSSFSCVKELCRKFQSSDDNGTWPQDTTSLVQELFHLVSAKVLDSIRLIKIAQVHTAAAECLLELSKLYRDFPLTDRTEPKFEDELVELCESEKSEQAKTLLKECLGVVKTLPGITMATD is encoded by the exons ATGGCGGagcagccggcgccggcggccgcgcccgctccggccgccgcggagcagacgGACGCGGAGAGGTTGGACGCCCTGGACCGGATGCTCACGCGGCTGGCCCTCGCCGACGACGCCCGCCTCGCGCCGGTGCTCGCGCGCGTCCTCCCCTACGCCATCACCTCGCTCGCCTCCCCCGCTCCTGCCGTCCGCAAGCTC GTTATGGAAATTCTCAGCCACATTAACAAAAGGGTGAAGCACAGGCCTGAGATTCCACTGCCGATGCTGGATTTATGGAAGATTTATACAGAATCTGCTTCCTCAACAATTGTCCGAAACTTCTGTGTCGTATATATGGAGATGGCGTTTGAACGCCTGCCAACAGAG GAGAAAGGAAACATTGCTCCTGATTTCTTGACCAATATATCAAATGTTCCAGGTCATCATCAAGGGATCATCTTGAGGCTTGTGACAAAG GCTATCGGTGAATGTAACATACATAAGGTGGATGCCACCATTGCTTCAAAATATCAAGCAACAACTGAATCCAATGACGGTCTAGTATTTGCTGACTTCTGCTTCCATACATTATTGTATCAAACACCACCTCAGGG TATTGGATGTCCATCAGGACTTTCAGTTGCACAATCAGATCGTGTTACTGGAAACCTACCACTAAAAGGCGACATACTTGCATCAAGAAAG CTAGGAATCTTGAATGTCGTTGAAGCTATGAACTTTGCACCTGAGATTGTCTACCCTCTTTATTTAGCTGCTGCTTCAGATAG TCAAGAATCAGTTTCTAAGAAAGGAGAGGAGTTGTTAAAGCGCAAAGCATCAACTGTGAATTTAGAAGATCCCAACCTCATCAAGAAACTGTTCACGCTGTTCAATG GTACTGTGGGTGCAGAAAATATAGCTGCAGAGCTGAAAGTTTCACCAGCACATGCTTCATTGCGTATGCGGCTTATGAGTGTTTTCTGCCGGTCAATTGCTGCAGCGAATGCATTTCCACACACACTTCAATGTATCTTTGGCTGCATCTATG GAAGCGGAACTACTTCAAGGCTGAAGCAGTTAGGAATGGAGTTCACTGTCTGGGTTTTCAAACAT GCAGTAACCGACCAGCTAAAGTTAATCGGTCCAGTTATCCTTAGTGGAATATTGCGCTCCCTTGATGGTTCTTCCTCTACAGAGACAG ATTCTACAGGTAGAGATACCAAAATATTTGCATACCAGGCTATCGGTTTGCTGGCTTCTCGAATGCCAAATTTATTCAG CGATAAAACCGACATGGCTATACGACTCTTTACTGCTTTGAGACTGGAGGATCAATCGCTTCGTCTGACAATTCAGGAGGCGGCTACGTCCCTTGCTACAGCATATAAG GGTGCTTCAATGATAGTACTGAAGAATCTTGAGGTGCTTCTTCTGGAAAATTGTGAAGCG GTGCAAAGCGAGGTTCGGTTTTCTGCTATAAGATGGGCAACAACATTGTATGATACGCAGCACTGCCCAAGCCGGTACATTTGCATGACTGGGGCCTCAGATGTGAAACTGGACATAAG GGAAATGGCTCTAGCTGGTCTGAATCTTCTAAATGATGGGAGGCAATCATCTGTGGGATCTGCTGATTTCAAATATCCTGATGTTACAGAGATGCTAAATTATATCTGCCATCAGAGACCACAGTTGTTATGTTCTGATGACCAGACAAATGGAAAATTGCTTTTTCCTTCAAAAACATTTCTTTCAATGATCAAGTTTCTGATGAAGTGCTTTGAGTCTAGTGATAGTCCAAATCTTGCGCAAGAAGATCCATCTCATTCCCCAGTAGCAAAAATGTGTATCATCTTAGAAAATGCGATGTCATATGAAGGGTCTAGCGAACTGCATGCATTGGCCTTGAAGTCATTGGTTGATCTTTCCTCTCGTCAACCAAAG ATGGTGTCATTGCGGTATGCAGACCGCATACAGTGGCTAAGAGGTCTATTGGGTCATGTTGATTCTGATGCTCGTGAAGCTGCCTCGCGTCTGCTTGGTATTGCTTCTTCAGCTCTTTCAAGCTCTGCTGCACTAACTCTTCTGTCTGAGTTCACTTCAACACTTGATCAAAACCGCCCAACAAG ATTTGAAAATTATCATGGACTGTTATGTGCGATTGGATATCTAACTGCTGGTTGTTTGAAGCAATCTTAT ATACCTGAAGAAATGGTAAAAAATGTAGTTGATATTCTTGTAAAAGTTATCGACTCTGAAGGTTCGGCATTAGCATCCGTTGCAATGGTATCTCTTGGTCATATTGGTCTACGTTGTGCGCTGCCTTCCATCAACCAAAACTCTTCTACAG GTGCTCTATTAACCATTCTGCATGAGAAGCTGACTAAGCTGCTTTCTGAAAATGATACTAAGGCTATTCAGAAAATTCTGGTATCATTGGGGCACATATGTTGGAATGAGATGTCCTTTCCACACCTTAATAATGCACTAGACTTGATTTTTAGTCTTTCACGTTCTAAG GTAGAAGATGTTCTTTTTGCTGCCGGGGAGGCTCTATCTTTCATATGGGGAGAAGTTCCTGTGACAGCAGATGTGATACTGGAGACAAACTTTGGTTCCCTTTCCCAGGCAACAAACTATCTTACTAGTGGCACACCTCTAGTCTCGAGTAACTCCTATGAAAGAAGTGTCTGTGAAGAAGCACACGGAATGGCCCGAGAAAAAATTATTAAAAAGTTGTTTGAGACACTAATTTTTAGCAGTAGAAAAGAAGAACGCTGTGCCGGTACTGTCTGGTTGGTCTCTCTGACAATGTACTGCGGTCGACATCCGAAGATTCTAGAACTACTTCCTCAAATCCAG GAAGCTCTTTCCCATCTCCTTGGTGATCCAAATGAGCTTACACAAGATTTGGCATCCCAAGGGATGAGCATTGTGTATGAGCTTGGTGATGCATCTATGAAAGAGCAGCTTGTTCATGCTCTTGTGAACACACTGACTGGCGCCGCAAAGAAGAAAAAAGCTATTAAG TTGATGGAGGACTCTGAGGTCTTTCAAGAAGGCACAATTGGCAATAATCCTACTGGAGGGAAACTTAGCACCTACAAGGAGCTGTGCAGCCTTGCCAATGAGATGGGGCAACCTGACCTCATATACAAGTTCATGGATCTAGCTAATTATCAGGCTGCTCTCAATTCCAAGAGGGGTGCTGCTTttggattttccaagatagccaaACAAGCTGGCGAGGCACTTCAACCTTATCTCAATGCCTTAATTCCTAGGCTTGTCCGTTACCAATACGATCCTGACAAGAATATCCAG GATTCAATGGGACACATCTGGAAGTTAATTGTCTCAGATCCAAAAAAATCAATAGATGAACATTACGATGTCATAGTAGAGGATTTGTTGGTTCAATCTGGATCAAGGCTTTGGCGCTCACGTGAAGCATCCTGTCTTGCACTTGCAGACATCATCCAAGGTCGAAGATATAGTCAG GTTTCAAAGCATTTGAGAAAAATATGGACAACCGCCTTCCGTGCAATGGATGACATAAAGGAAACTGTGCGTAATGCTGGTGACAGTTTGTGCCGAGCCGTGAGCTCATTGACAATTAGGCTTTGTGATGTGTCACTAACTTCTACTTCTGATGCAAATGAGACAATGAACATTGTGCTGCCATACTTGCTTTCTGAAGGCATACTCAGTAAAGTTTCAAGTGTTCAAAAAGCCTCAATTAGTTTGGTGATGAAGCTTGCTAAG GGAGCTGGGCCTGCCCTTCGGCCTCATCTGGCAGAACTTGTTAGTTGTATGCTTGAATGTTTGTCAAGTCTGGAGGATCAAAGGTTGAATTACGTCGAG ATGCATGCAGGAAATGCTGGCATCAAAACAGATAAGCTTGAAAGCTTGCGGATAGCTGTGGCTAAAGATTCTCCAATGTGGGAAACCCTTGATATTTGTATAAAAGTTGTTGACAAGAATTCACTCGATATATTGGTCCCTCGCCTGGCCCAAATGGTTAGATCAGCTGTTGGCTTAAATACAAG AGTTGGTGTTGCTAGCTTCATCATCTTGTTGGTACAGAAGGTCATGATTGACATCAAACCATTCTCAACATTGTTACTGAAGTTACTGTATAGTGCTGTTCTGGAGGAACGGAGTTCAGCAGCAAAAAGGGCCTTTGCGTCCTCTTGTGCTACTGTTTTGAAATATGCTAGCCCCTCCCAGGCTCAGAAGCTTATTGAAGATACCACCTCTCTGCATTCTGGTGGGAAAAATGATCAGTTATCTGGTGCAATTCTTATTAAGGCCTACTTGAGCAATGCAGCAGATATTCTTGGTGGATATAATGCAGTGGTTGTCCCTGTAATTTTTTTGTCAAG ATTTGATGATGACAAAGATACCAGTGCCTTATATGAAGAACTTTGGGAGGATATTCCTAGCAGTGAAAGAGTAACCCTAACACTGTATTTACCAGAAACTGTATCTCTTTTGTGTAATTGCATGTCATCGTCATCATGGGCTGGTAAAAGAAAG TCAGCCAAGGCTACAAAGAAGCTATGTGATGTTATTGGAGAATCCCTTTCAGCTCACCACCATAATATTCTCAAATCACTTTTGAAAGAATTGCCAGGTCGATTCTGGGAG GGAAAAGATGCTATTCTGGATGCACTGGCTTCATTGTGTTCTTGCTGTCATGCTGCTATAATAGCAGAAGACTCTAGCTTGCCAAGTGGTATACTAGATGCTGTTTGTGCTGCATGCAATAAGAAAACAAAACTGTACCGGGAAGCAGCTTTCTTGTGTTTACAGAAA GTGATCACAGCATTCAGAGATCCAGGATTTTTCAATATTATTTTTCCTATGCTGTACAAGGTTTGCAACCAATCTGTCATTTGTAAGGCAAAGGGTTCATCTTCAACTACTTCATCTGCTGGTGCTG AACAAGATGAAAGTGAAGGTGCCTCCGTTTCTCTAGATAAAGTGCTCAATTGTGCCATGTCTTGCATCAGCGTTGCTTTTCCTCATGATATTATCAGTCAGAAGAAAAATGTTTTAGAAGTAATATTGAATTCTCTCTCACCTGAGGAGAGTTGGCAGG TTAAATTGTCGTCCTTCTCATGTGTCAAAGAGTTGTGCCGCAAGTTTCAGAGTTCTGATGATAATGGCACATGGCCTCAAGACACAACTTCCTTGGTTCAGGAG CTATTCCATTTGGTGTCGGCAAAAGTACTAGACTCAATACGCTTAATTAAGATTGCTCAG GTCCATACTGCTGCTGCAgagtgccttcttgagttgAGCAAACTGTATAGAGACTTTCCATTGACAGACAGAACAGAGCCCAAGTTTGAGGATGAACTTGTTGAGCTCTGCGAGTCTGAAAAAAGTGAACAAGCAAAAACATTGTTGAAGGAATGCCTGGGCGTCGTTAAAACTCTCCCTGGAATAACCATGGCAACTGATTAA